From Streptomyces qinzhouensis, one genomic window encodes:
- a CDS encoding MFS transporter: MAAASSSDDGSAARRALGALGRACRAVARALHLPFTGTARSIRRATHAHGAGESGLGRLIELHAVNGAGDVMITVALASTVFFSVPTDEARGRVTLYLAITLAPFALLAPVIGPLLDRIPHGRRAAMATAMLTRAVLAVSMSAAVVTGSLELYPAALGVLVASKAYGVVRSAVVPRLLPSGFSLVKANSRVTLAGLLATGIAAPIGAGLHRIGPAWTLYGACALFLLGTFWALRLPPKVDSAKGETSVRVLTHGGKRPSLRTVGPAVIHGLQANASLRCLSGFLIFFLAFLLREHPLAGQSAAVSLAIVGIAAGLGNAVGTALGAWLKARGPEVIIATVLSLVITAAVLAAVFFGAGMVAVLGATAGLCQALAKLSLDALIQRDVPEAVRTSAFARSETLLQMAWVVGGAIGIMLPLNGVLGMSVAAAIVTTGAAASVRGLLAASRRGPHPGSRPRVA, from the coding sequence GTGGCCGCAGCCAGTTCGTCGGACGACGGTTCCGCAGCGCGCAGGGCACTCGGAGCACTCGGCCGGGCGTGCCGGGCGGTGGCGCGTGCGCTGCACCTGCCTTTCACGGGTACGGCGCGGTCGATCCGCCGGGCGACACACGCCCACGGCGCGGGCGAGTCGGGGCTCGGCAGGCTGATCGAACTGCACGCGGTCAACGGCGCGGGCGATGTGATGATCACGGTGGCGCTGGCGTCGACGGTGTTTTTCTCGGTGCCGACGGACGAGGCCCGGGGCCGGGTGACGCTCTATCTGGCGATCACCCTGGCACCGTTCGCGCTGCTGGCGCCGGTGATCGGCCCGCTGCTGGACCGGATTCCGCACGGCCGCCGGGCGGCGATGGCGACGGCGATGCTGACCCGCGCGGTGCTGGCGGTTTCGATGTCGGCGGCGGTGGTGACGGGCTCGCTGGAGCTGTATCCGGCGGCGCTGGGTGTGCTGGTGGCGTCCAAGGCGTACGGGGTGGTGCGCAGCGCGGTCGTACCGAGGCTGCTGCCGTCCGGGTTCTCGCTGGTCAAGGCGAATTCCCGGGTGACGCTCGCGGGGCTCCTGGCGACCGGGATCGCCGCGCCGATCGGGGCGGGGCTGCACCGGATCGGTCCGGCGTGGACGCTGTACGGGGCGTGTGCGCTGTTTCTGCTGGGGACGTTCTGGGCGCTGCGGCTGCCGCCGAAAGTGGACTCCGCGAAGGGTGAGACGAGCGTTCGGGTGCTCACCCATGGTGGAAAACGGCCGAGTCTGCGGACGGTCGGCCCGGCCGTGATCCACGGACTCCAGGCGAACGCGTCGCTGCGCTGCCTCTCCGGGTTCCTGATCTTCTTCCTGGCGTTCCTGCTGCGGGAACATCCGCTGGCGGGCCAGAGCGCGGCGGTGTCACTGGCGATAGTGGGCATCGCGGCGGGCCTGGGCAATGCGGTGGGTACGGCGCTGGGCGCCTGGCTGAAGGCCCGGGGCCCGGAGGTGATCATCGCGACGGTGCTGAGCCTGGTCATCACGGCGGCGGTACTGGCGGCGGTGTTCTTCGGCGCGGGCATGGTCGCCGTCCTCGGTGCCACGGCGGGCCTCTGCCAGGCGCTGGCGAAACTGTCGCTGGACGCGCTGATCCAGCGGGATGTTCCCGAGGCGGTAAGGACCTCGGCCTTCGCCCGGTCCGAAACACTGCTCCAGATGGCGTGGGTGGTGGGCGGTGCGATCGGGATCATGCTGCCGTTGAACGGGGTGCTGGGCATGTCGGTGGCGGCTGCGATCGTGACGACGGGAGCGGCGGCATCCGTCCGCGGCCTCCTCGCGGCAAGTCGCCGAGGCCCCCACCCGGGCAGCCGCCCCAGGGTTGCGTGA
- a CDS encoding DUF2771 family protein has translation MTVAFLSGTRRRATAAVAVVGAGLLTLTACEKPTPVATLTIGTESVNTEAACYNDGKPLAKDVYDACMKETGKTLEVDPDLPLRIGVDPAIAENGWVLGVEGSLSNEAEESKKTYQSVNSRAFFPPGGQDKLRLQVVEVKNQQPVGVWQFQLKKKG, from the coding sequence ATGACCGTTGCGTTCTTGTCCGGGACCCGCCGCCGGGCCACCGCCGCCGTCGCCGTCGTCGGCGCCGGGCTCCTGACCCTCACCGCCTGCGAAAAGCCGACTCCGGTCGCCACCCTGACGATCGGGACGGAGTCGGTCAACACCGAGGCTGCCTGCTACAACGACGGCAAGCCGCTGGCCAAGGACGTCTACGACGCGTGCATGAAGGAGACCGGTAAGACCCTTGAGGTCGACCCGGACCTGCCGCTGCGTATCGGCGTGGACCCGGCGATCGCCGAGAACGGCTGGGTGCTCGGCGTCGAAGGCTCGCTCTCCAACGAGGCCGAGGAGTCGAAGAAGACGTACCAGTCCGTCAACAGCCGTGCCTTCTTCCCGCCCGGTGGCCAGGACAAGCTGCGCCTCCAGGTCGTCGAGGTGAAGAACCAGCAGCCGGTCGGTGTCTGGCAGTTCCAGCTGAAGAAGAAGGGCTGA
- a CDS encoding futalosine hydrolase, whose protein sequence is MTAVAPEAEAVGAADSGAEVLVGGVGPAAVAARTATALAGADRGSPYDLVVSAGIGGGFAPYAPIGSLVVAEAIVAADLGAGLPDGGWLAVDELGFGRTGHRPPPALAREAARLADALYAPVLTVSTVTGSAARAAELTGRHPRAGAEAMEGFGVAEAAALHGLPVLEIRAISNVVGPRDRDAWRIKDALTALTEGFRGLRPLFEGPAPERSAPERPAPPRPARPSKES, encoded by the coding sequence GTGACCGCGGTCGCGCCGGAGGCGGAGGCCGTCGGCGCGGCGGACAGCGGTGCGGAGGTGCTGGTCGGCGGGGTGGGCCCCGCCGCCGTGGCCGCGCGCACAGCGACGGCGCTGGCCGGTGCGGACCGGGGCTCCCCGTACGACCTCGTCGTGTCCGCGGGTATCGGTGGCGGCTTCGCCCCGTATGCCCCTATTGGTTCTCTTGTCGTCGCGGAGGCGATCGTCGCCGCCGATCTGGGTGCGGGTCTGCCCGACGGTGGCTGGCTCGCCGTCGATGAACTGGGCTTCGGCCGGACCGGGCACCGCCCGCCGCCCGCGCTGGCCCGCGAGGCCGCCCGGTTGGCGGATGCGCTGTACGCGCCGGTGCTGACGGTCTCCACGGTGACCGGGTCCGCGGCCCGGGCCGCGGAGCTGACCGGACGTCATCCGCGTGCGGGCGCCGAGGCGATGGAGGGCTTCGGGGTGGCGGAGGCCGCCGCTCTGCACGGGCTGCCGGTGCTGGAGATCCGCGCGATCTCCAATGTGGTGGGCCCGCGCGACCGGGACGCCTGGCGGATCAAGGACGCGCTGACAGCGCTGACGGAGGGCTTCCGCGGGCTGCGCCCCCTTTTCGAGGGCCCCGCGCCGGAACGATCCGCGCCGGAGCGGCCCGCGCCGCCGCGCCCCGCGCGCCCGTCGAAGGAGAGCTGA
- a CDS encoding 1,4-dihydroxy-6-naphthoate synthase: protein MDIAYSPCPNDTFVFDAWAHGRVPGAPPLEVAFADIDITNGMAERGEGTVLKVSYAVLPWVLDEYALLPCGGALGRGCGPLVLTRDSVGGTGTGADLAGRKVAVPSERSTAYLLFRLWAADRVPGGVGEVVVMPFHEIMPAVRDGVVDAGLVIHEARFTYQEYGLVKLADMGEHWEETTGLPIPLGAIIAKRSLGAETLRLLADSARTSVRMAWDDPAASGPYVREHAQEMDPSVADRHIGLYVNEFTADLGPDGYAAVRGLLTRAAAEGLVPPIAPGALDFP from the coding sequence ATGGACATCGCGTACTCCCCCTGTCCGAACGACACCTTCGTCTTCGACGCCTGGGCGCACGGCCGGGTCCCGGGCGCCCCTCCGCTGGAGGTCGCCTTCGCGGACATCGACATCACCAACGGTATGGCCGAACGCGGCGAGGGCACGGTCCTGAAGGTGTCGTACGCGGTGCTGCCGTGGGTGCTGGACGAGTACGCGCTGCTGCCCTGCGGCGGGGCGCTGGGCCGGGGCTGCGGCCCCCTGGTGCTCACCCGGGATTCCGTCGGCGGTACGGGTACGGGCGCGGACCTCGCCGGGCGCAAGGTCGCGGTGCCGTCGGAGCGGTCGACGGCGTATCTGCTGTTCCGGCTCTGGGCGGCGGACCGGGTGCCGGGCGGGGTGGGCGAGGTCGTCGTGATGCCGTTCCACGAGATCATGCCCGCGGTCCGGGACGGGGTGGTGGACGCGGGCCTGGTGATCCACGAGGCGCGGTTCACCTACCAGGAGTACGGGCTGGTCAAGCTGGCCGATATGGGCGAGCACTGGGAGGAGACGACCGGGCTGCCGATCCCGCTGGGCGCGATCATCGCCAAGCGGTCGCTGGGCGCGGAGACGCTGCGGCTGCTCGCGGATTCGGCGCGGACGTCGGTACGGATGGCCTGGGACGATCCGGCGGCCTCGGGCCCGTACGTCCGGGAGCACGCCCAGGAGATGGATCCGTCGGTCGCGGACCGGCATATCGGGCTGTATGTGAACGAGTTCACGGCGGATCTGGGGCCGGACGGCTATGCGGCGGTACGCGGGCTGCTGACCCGCGCGGCGGCGGAGGGGCTCGTACCGCCGATCGCGCCGGGTGCGCTGGACTTTCCGTAA